From bacterium, one genomic window encodes:
- a CDS encoding HAD-IIIC family phosphatase, producing MGDQKTSCLLISDFNLGNLSGYLGNDDEAPSVVAKLTPFGQVMPSLLDAGAEAWRDAHDLALVWTRPEGVIESFAAFQRGESHDLERPLEEVDSFCRAIEGATDRVKAVLVATWTIPGFRRGTGLCDLKGGLGDLLMRMNHRLIERLRDVRGVWVIDSRRWMEAAGSAAYGSKYWYMAKIPFSRDVFKEATADIKAALRTLAGDTRKLIVLDLDDTLWGGVVGDEGWQSLTLGGHDPVGEAFCDFQRELRALSSRGVLLAIASKNDEAIALEALRKHEEMCLRESDFVARRINWSDKAHNIAEIVSELNLGLQSVVFIDDNPAERARVREALPEVLVPEWPKDPMLYSEALLGLRCFDSLSISDEDRHRTEMYASESERGKLLESIGSVEEWLSTLQLRVQVEKLGAANLKRTVQLLNKTNQMNLSTRRITEAELGAWQDDPAHELWTFRVEDRFADSGLTGIASLRCSGDDAKVVDFVLSCRVFGRKIERVMMHTLVEHARSLGAKRVEAEYLPTAKNKPCLEFLGASGLERIGEGNTFVWDTLEPYPLPDAIQVRSADS from the coding sequence ATGGGGGATCAGAAGACATCGTGTCTGCTGATCTCCGATTTCAATCTGGGAAATCTGAGCGGCTATCTCGGCAATGATGACGAAGCGCCATCCGTGGTCGCGAAGCTGACGCCGTTTGGTCAGGTGATGCCGAGCCTGCTCGACGCCGGTGCCGAAGCGTGGCGGGACGCACACGATCTGGCGCTGGTCTGGACCCGACCCGAGGGCGTGATCGAGAGCTTTGCCGCTTTTCAGAGAGGTGAGTCGCACGATCTAGAGCGACCGCTCGAAGAGGTCGACTCTTTTTGCCGTGCGATCGAGGGCGCTACAGATCGCGTGAAAGCGGTACTGGTCGCGACCTGGACGATTCCCGGTTTTCGCAGAGGAACCGGGCTTTGCGACCTGAAAGGAGGCCTGGGCGATTTGCTCATGCGCATGAATCACCGCCTGATCGAGCGTCTGCGCGATGTACGAGGAGTGTGGGTGATCGATTCGCGTCGCTGGATGGAGGCCGCGGGTTCGGCCGCCTACGGATCCAAGTACTGGTACATGGCCAAGATTCCCTTCAGTCGCGATGTCTTCAAGGAAGCAACCGCCGACATCAAGGCCGCTCTGCGCACACTCGCGGGCGATACCCGCAAGCTGATCGTTCTGGATCTGGATGACACGCTCTGGGGCGGCGTCGTCGGTGACGAGGGCTGGCAGTCGCTCACACTAGGCGGGCACGATCCGGTCGGTGAGGCGTTTTGTGACTTCCAGCGGGAATTGCGCGCGCTCTCCAGTCGCGGAGTCCTGCTGGCGATTGCCAGCAAGAACGACGAAGCGATTGCACTCGAGGCGCTGCGCAAACACGAGGAGATGTGCTTGCGGGAATCCGACTTCGTCGCCCGACGCATCAACTGGAGTGACAAAGCGCATAACATCGCTGAGATCGTGAGCGAGCTGAACCTGGGTCTGCAGTCGGTCGTGTTCATCGATGACAATCCAGCCGAGCGCGCGCGGGTGCGTGAGGCCCTTCCGGAGGTGCTCGTCCCCGAGTGGCCGAAGGACCCGATGCTCTACTCCGAAGCCCTGCTCGGACTGCGCTGTTTCGACAGCCTGTCGATCTCCGATGAAGACCGGCATCGCACCGAGATGTACGCCAGTGAGAGCGAGCGCGGAAAGCTATTGGAATCGATCGGGTCGGTCGAGGAGTGGCTCTCCACGCTTCAGCTACGGGTACAGGTCGAAAAGCTCGGCGCCGCGAACCTGAAGCGTACCGTCCAATTGCTGAACAAGACCAACCAGATGAACCTGAGTACGCGGCGCATTACGGAAGCCGAACTCGGTGCCTGGCAGGACGATCCGGCGCACGAACTCTGGACCTTCCGAGTGGAGGATCGCTTCGCCGATTCCGGGCTCACCGGCATTGCCAGCCTGAGGTGTTCCGGTGACGACGCGAAGGTCGTCGATTTCGTGCTGAGCTGCCGCGTCTTCGGCCGCAAGATCGAGCGGGTCATGATGCACACGCTCGTAGAGCACGCCCGCAGCCTGGGCGCGAAACGCGTCGAGGCCGAGTACCTGCCGACTGCCAAGAACAAGCCTTGTCTGGAATTTCTGGGCGCCTCGGGTCTGGAGCGGATCGGCGAGGGCAATACCTTCGTGTGGGATACCCTCGAGCCCTACCCACTCCCGGACGCAATTCAGGTGCGTTCCGCCGACTCCTGA
- a CDS encoding sulfotransferase, giving the protein MSNDGNSNPLKQIDRIARRWVSQLLAEMRRTRREIVVAESTSPSEPPIFLTGVHRSGTTLLRLIVDSHSRFACPPESFFLTPLASVLDDAKAMEGFEAMGFSREHVIARIRESASYFFDNYCAARHKPRWADKTPSYVSHLARLEELYGPACLYPMIYRHGLDASCSIAEMPNRDITPFVEACKGDAHAGAARYWSTQCEKMLGFQAAHPDRCHEIRYEQLASDPEPTVRGLFEFLGEAWEPEVLRFHEQEHDEWIGLQDEKAARSRGFSPSIGNWREQPRDVIERMLAEAGETMTRLGYDLPSSD; this is encoded by the coding sequence TTGAGCAATGACGGCAATTCGAATCCCCTGAAGCAGATCGACCGGATCGCGCGGCGCTGGGTGAGCCAACTGCTCGCCGAGATGCGACGCACACGACGTGAGATCGTAGTCGCGGAATCCACGAGTCCCAGCGAGCCACCCATCTTCTTGACGGGCGTGCACCGTTCCGGCACGACGCTATTGCGCCTGATCGTCGACAGCCATTCGCGCTTCGCCTGCCCACCGGAGTCATTCTTCCTCACACCGCTGGCTTCCGTACTCGATGACGCAAAGGCTATGGAAGGTTTTGAAGCGATGGGTTTCTCGCGCGAACACGTGATCGCGCGGATTCGAGAATCCGCCTCCTACTTCTTCGACAACTACTGTGCAGCGCGACATAAACCGCGCTGGGCCGACAAGACTCCGAGTTACGTGTCGCACCTTGCGCGGCTGGAAGAACTGTATGGGCCGGCCTGCCTCTACCCGATGATCTATCGCCACGGACTCGATGCCTCGTGCTCGATCGCCGAGATGCCCAATCGCGACATCACTCCCTTCGTTGAAGCCTGCAAAGGCGACGCCCACGCTGGTGCCGCGCGTTACTGGTCCACACAGTGCGAGAAGATGCTCGGATTCCAGGCCGCGCATCCCGATCGCTGCCACGAAATCCGCTACGAACAGCTCGCGAGCGATCCCGAGCCGACGGTCCGAGGCTTGTTCGAATTCCTGGGTGAAGCATGGGAGCCCGAAGTTCTTCGCTTCCACGAACAGGAACACGACGAGTGGATCGGCCTGCAAGACGAGAAGGCCGCGCGCTCGCGCGGATTTTCGCCGAGCATCGGCAACTGGCGCGAGCAACCGCGAGACGTGATCGAGCGGATGCTCGCCGAAGCTGGCGAGACCATGACCCGACTCGGATACGACCTCCCCAGCTCGGACTGA
- a CDS encoding oligosaccharide flippase family protein, translated as MRDQTRIIFNTLITYATSGANAVVGFLMVPFLLSHLGKETYGVIGVIAALLRFIVLIDGGIRPAATRQFTHFLSQQNTLRANQVASTAMVLYALITLGFLAISVILGTPFLRWMNVPLPLLPESSTAVILIAFALSISLLTAPFGAALASQLRYDISRYTEIAGSLLRASFIVVVFLAWDARLFVWALGSLVASLLGFFVLRYQARRLCPELQIRREFVSRTGFRDLASFGAYTSVSRLGTWLTQNSGPLVVSLFLGVSAVAHYTPAMVFVLSLEPLSRAFIWQLVPVITRTNATGDLARLQRVLIRGTRYTLLLSGGAAVFVGTLADPIVAAWLGQGFEDTATILKLWCVTSVLSSATGPAWTLFVGMGRLRLMAVLNLLVAFFGLGLGVWLMQSTQLGISGPPIGMLAAQCILSPIYIAYSARICRIGVLRYLRHSFLGPALCLAALAPMTVLISGRWADEPLLALVLAAAGSIPVYLGLIWLVGLSPDDRQTAREYLRDGLNRVFRSSDS; from the coding sequence TTGCGCGACCAGACGCGGATCATCTTCAACACGCTCATCACCTACGCCACCAGCGGCGCAAACGCGGTGGTGGGATTCCTGATGGTGCCTTTTCTGCTCAGCCATCTAGGAAAAGAAACCTACGGCGTGATCGGCGTAATTGCGGCACTACTGCGGTTCATCGTACTGATAGACGGAGGCATTCGTCCGGCGGCCACGCGTCAATTCACCCACTTCCTCTCCCAGCAGAACACGCTGCGAGCCAACCAGGTGGCCAGCACGGCGATGGTGCTTTACGCGCTGATCACTCTGGGATTTCTGGCAATCAGCGTCATTCTGGGCACGCCATTCTTACGCTGGATGAACGTACCGCTGCCGCTCCTACCCGAAAGCTCCACGGCCGTGATCCTGATTGCGTTCGCGCTGAGCATCTCCCTGCTCACCGCGCCCTTTGGCGCCGCACTGGCATCCCAGCTCCGCTACGACATCTCCCGGTACACCGAGATCGCGGGCTCGCTCTTACGGGCGAGTTTCATCGTCGTGGTCTTCCTGGCCTGGGACGCCCGTCTGTTCGTGTGGGCGCTCGGCTCGCTGGTCGCCTCTTTGCTCGGATTCTTCGTACTGCGGTATCAGGCCCGACGTCTCTGTCCCGAGCTGCAGATCAGACGCGAATTCGTGTCGCGAACGGGCTTTCGCGATCTCGCTAGTTTTGGGGCCTACACCTCGGTATCGCGTCTCGGCACCTGGCTTACCCAGAACAGCGGCCCGCTGGTCGTGAGCTTGTTCCTGGGTGTTTCGGCCGTAGCTCATTACACGCCGGCAATGGTTTTCGTCCTTTCTCTGGAACCCCTATCGCGCGCATTCATCTGGCAGCTCGTGCCTGTGATCACGCGCACGAACGCCACGGGCGATCTTGCACGGCTCCAACGCGTCCTGATCCGCGGTACTCGCTATACACTGCTTCTGTCGGGCGGTGCCGCAGTCTTCGTCGGCACGCTTGCCGACCCTATCGTCGCGGCCTGGCTGGGACAGGGATTCGAGGACACCGCCACGATTCTGAAGCTGTGGTGTGTTACTTCGGTGCTCTCGTCAGCAACGGGACCGGCGTGGACCTTGTTCGTCGGCATGGGCCGTCTGCGCCTGATGGCGGTCCTCAACCTTCTAGTGGCGTTTTTCGGCCTGGGACTTGGTGTGTGGCTGATGCAATCGACTCAGCTCGGCATCAGCGGGCCACCGATTGGCATGCTGGCAGCACAGTGCATTCTCTCGCCAATCTATATCGCCTACTCCGCACGAATCTGCCGGATCGGAGTGCTTCGGTATCTGCGCCACTCCTTTCTCGGCCCCGCCCTCTGCCTGGCCGCTCTGGCTCCGATGACGGTGCTCATCTCTGGAAGATGGGCGGACGAACCCTTATTGGCCCTCGTGCTCGCCGCGGCGGGGAGTATTCCTGTCTACCTGGGGCTGATCTGGCTCGTGGGATTGAGTCCGGACGATCGTCAGACAGCACGCGAATACCTCAGAGACGGTCTGAACCGAGTGTTCCGGAGTTCCGATAGTTAG
- a CDS encoding sulfotransferase: MDTIHLLMLGAPRSGTTLFASMVGRHTEVALLIENEAFAISELVSKGVVGNKLCTPNQIDFGRKATAWVRMLRRLGFPLRKSPSSVYSIEDYLALENSRVMVILRDGNDVLSSIVKRGHQTLELAAYRWAETVRITSRLKDEIGPRRCFVVAYESLVENPEAEMRRAAAFLGLEYEPQMLEGYKFNPIYPGRDEIDKGLAHRAQQQEIDHGLAERFPEEVRLYEELLSSVG, from the coding sequence ATGGACACGATTCACCTCCTGATGCTCGGCGCACCGCGCAGTGGGACCACTCTTTTTGCATCGATGGTAGGGCGCCATACAGAAGTGGCGCTGCTGATCGAAAACGAAGCCTTTGCGATCTCTGAACTCGTGAGCAAGGGTGTCGTCGGCAACAAGCTCTGCACCCCGAATCAGATCGACTTCGGGCGCAAGGCCACCGCCTGGGTTCGAATGTTGCGCCGACTCGGCTTTCCACTGCGCAAGTCTCCGTCTTCTGTCTACTCGATCGAGGACTACCTTGCCCTCGAGAATTCTCGCGTGATGGTGATTCTGCGTGACGGCAACGATGTGCTCTCATCGATCGTCAAACGCGGGCACCAGACACTCGAACTCGCCGCATACCGCTGGGCCGAAACGGTGAGAATCACGTCCCGCCTGAAAGACGAGATCGGACCGAGGCGCTGCTTCGTGGTTGCCTACGAAAGCCTCGTCGAGAACCCCGAAGCCGAGATGCGTCGAGCCGCAGCCTTCTTGGGACTGGAGTACGAGCCCCAGATGCTCGAAGGGTACAAGTTCAATCCGATCTATCCCGGACGCGATGAGATCGACAAAGGTCTCGCCCATCGGGCGCAGCAGCAAGAAATCGATCACGGTCTCGCAGAGCGGTTCCCCGAGGAAGTTCGTCTCTATGAGGAGTTGCTCTCCAGCGTCGGTTGA
- a CDS encoding glycosyltransferase family 2 protein, which produces MKGQEMTFSTVIPAFNAEKFISRALRSVLAQTRLPDEILVVDDGSSDKTTEIAESFGSAVRVIRQENGGASSARNRGIEEARCTYIALLDADDEWHPAHLSNAAAVFENHPEVLWYGAAYDWEIRSGVRLQTAPDTSNLVDGDYFEDYFQTLDSWCNSTPATVIHREVFTRVGSFDTELLIAEDLDLWFRIGLHFPRIGHRPGATVTVWEVEGSLMTQGLFTPDRAVAFIRSCAKRARALGPEAERRSLPFIVRWTVVIMRNALIERDVPALREISQSYGTAIPLRWRAISAIALLTPQPIWRLLMSVWAATRRTRLELIRRLGTQGASRSSN; this is translated from the coding sequence ATGAAAGGGCAAGAGATGACATTCTCGACCGTGATCCCCGCCTTCAACGCGGAGAAGTTCATCTCCCGCGCTCTGCGCTCGGTCCTGGCCCAGACGCGGCTTCCAGATGAGATCCTCGTCGTCGATGACGGTTCGAGCGACAAGACGACCGAGATCGCCGAGAGCTTCGGGAGTGCAGTTCGCGTCATCCGCCAGGAAAACGGTGGCGCGTCGTCGGCGAGAAACCGCGGCATCGAGGAAGCGCGTTGCACGTACATCGCGTTGCTCGATGCAGACGACGAATGGCACCCCGCGCATCTCAGCAACGCCGCCGCCGTATTCGAAAACCACCCCGAGGTGTTGTGGTACGGGGCCGCCTACGACTGGGAAATCAGGAGCGGGGTGCGTCTGCAGACAGCACCCGACACCTCGAATCTAGTCGATGGAGACTATTTCGAAGACTACTTCCAGACGTTGGACAGCTGGTGCAACTCGACTCCAGCCACGGTGATCCACCGTGAAGTCTTCACCCGTGTCGGCAGTTTTGATACTGAACTGCTCATCGCCGAGGATCTCGATCTCTGGTTCCGCATCGGCCTCCATTTTCCCAGGATCGGTCATCGGCCTGGCGCCACGGTAACCGTCTGGGAAGTCGAAGGATCGCTGATGACGCAGGGACTCTTCACGCCCGACAGAGCCGTTGCGTTCATTCGCAGCTGCGCGAAGCGCGCACGCGCTCTCGGGCCCGAGGCGGAACGACGTTCGCTCCCGTTCATCGTGCGCTGGACCGTGGTCATCATGCGCAACGCCCTGATCGAGCGGGATGTTCCCGCACTGCGCGAGATCTCGCAGAGCTACGGGACTGCGATTCCGCTGCGCTGGCGTGCGATCAGCGCGATTGCGCTCTTGACGCCACAGCCGATCTGGCGCCTCCTGATGTCGGTCTGGGCTGCGACTCGCAGGACGCGACTGGAGTTGATACGCCGCCTCGGTACTCAGGGCGCGTCGAGATCATCGAACTGA
- a CDS encoding DUF4956 domain-containing protein, producing the protein MSEESNYFLDKLFQPSQTDIFSTPDLFLAMTVSTLLAFVLAHVYRFTHRGTSYSQSFLVTMFMMAVATSVVMMIIGSNIARAFSLVGALSIIRFRTAVKDSRDTGFLFTAMIAGMGCGTQFYLASIGMTFFLSALLLALYWFDYGIKQKLESVLRVTYKTDEETLRKIEAEIDDAFRESRLINRILDFGDDEETNVYVVRPDPAKQPEDVERRLRAVEGVVNLSIYQSDQHAPF; encoded by the coding sequence ATGAGCGAAGAGTCGAACTATTTCCTCGACAAGCTGTTTCAGCCGTCGCAAACGGATATCTTCAGCACCCCCGACCTCTTTCTCGCGATGACCGTGTCGACACTGCTCGCCTTTGTGCTGGCTCACGTCTATCGCTTCACGCATCGCGGCACGAGCTATTCCCAGTCCTTCCTTGTGACCATGTTCATGATGGCCGTGGCGACCAGTGTGGTCATGATGATCATCGGAAGCAATATCGCGCGAGCCTTCAGTCTCGTCGGCGCGCTGTCCATCATCCGTTTTCGCACCGCCGTCAAGGATTCTCGGGATACCGGCTTTCTCTTCACAGCGATGATCGCCGGGATGGGTTGCGGAACGCAGTTCTATCTCGCGTCCATCGGCATGACGTTCTTTCTGTCCGCGTTGTTGCTCGCTCTGTACTGGTTCGACTACGGGATCAAGCAGAAGCTGGAGAGCGTGCTTCGAGTCACATACAAGACCGATGAGGAGACGCTCCGGAAGATCGAAGCCGAAATCGATGATGCATTCCGCGAGTCACGTCTGATCAATCGGATCCTCGATTTCGGGGATGATGAGGAGACCAACGTCTATGTGGTGCGGCCGGATCCGGCCAAGCAGCCCGAAGATGTCGAACGGAGGCTGCGCGCGGTCGAGGGAGTCGTGAACCTCTCGATCTATCAGAGCGACCAGCATGCCCCATTCTAG
- a CDS encoding polyphosphate polymerase domain-containing protein — translation MSSIIRPFRDELKFLVHHSVREMLLAHWSRHLVRAPFTDEHAMAPILSQYYDSPHLDFYEEKLAGTQKRNKVRLRVYDMLYRKGTTAFLEIKHRFNDQVQKYRYQIRDFDPSIHLDPDNWHFDDPVMKNSFLTLKERYHLRASAQTYYQREAYEGVVEGDIRVTFDSNLIGLFPGERLTPGLLLNRSRHLMPETLMILEVKATKGIPGWIHQGIVRAELKQQTIPKYITAVEVLRLHELNGSGVYA, via the coding sequence ATGAGTTCGATCATTCGGCCGTTTCGCGACGAGTTGAAGTTCCTGGTGCACCACAGCGTCCGGGAGATGCTGCTTGCACACTGGAGCCGCCACCTGGTACGAGCACCGTTTACAGACGAGCACGCGATGGCGCCGATTCTCAGTCAGTACTACGATTCTCCTCACCTCGACTTCTATGAAGAGAAACTCGCGGGTACGCAGAAGCGCAACAAGGTCCGGCTGCGCGTCTACGACATGCTCTACCGCAAAGGCACTACCGCGTTTCTAGAGATCAAGCACCGGTTCAACGATCAGGTGCAGAAGTACCGCTATCAGATCCGAGACTTCGACCCTTCCATTCATTTGGATCCCGACAACTGGCACTTCGACGATCCCGTCATGAAGAATTCCTTCCTGACCCTCAAAGAACGCTACCATCTGCGCGCTTCGGCTCAGACCTACTATCAACGCGAGGCCTATGAAGGGGTTGTCGAAGGCGACATCCGCGTCACGTTCGACAGCAATTTGATCGGCCTGTTTCCCGGCGAGAGGCTGACACCCGGGCTACTCTTGAACCGGTCGCGACACCTGATGCCCGAAACGCTGATGATCCTCGAGGTTAAGGCGACCAAAGGCATTCCAGGCTGGATTCACCAGGGAATCGTGCGCGCTGAACTCAAACAGCAGACGATTCCGAAATACATCACCGCCGTAGAAGTACTTCGTCTTCACGAGCTCAACGGTTCGGGAGTTTACGCATGA
- a CDS encoding O-antigen ligase family protein has translation MAEVLQFPAGALAFIALVLLFYKPVWGVIAIAAIYPINLWAPRLPVPGLNTETLLVGLAMAFTFLRYGVHFPPVRYTGPVVAFIGMILFAFLLALPWVRSVQLAGGESALWKVFQIFKSMVFTSFLFFPAFWFFGDPKDRRRLIQAISFAGLTVAVFGIFDYFIPIHPKSDGSRAHGLLDDPNAMAQVIGTTMFASLYLVLHAKDLSPVKRLFHLVAYGLSGVAIVLSLSRGNWLALLASHALFLLFVNRQMLGVGFVGLVLAATIAFPFLPSIVQDRVSGVTQNRGQTVYRIPGGENLEGSAAARVVTYSVGLEMFQASPIWGHGLHYFTLKTPEWGAKYGLLKMKDAHSLPVKMAAETGLIGLAVLAWLFGSCGLHGLRLWSSNTPERGMGTMFIGVTAWVAVANLTSTGFLYTKPIAAYFWLQFGMTARAYVDRFNVSPD, from the coding sequence ATGGCGGAGGTACTGCAGTTCCCTGCGGGCGCGTTAGCGTTCATCGCCCTCGTTCTGTTGTTTTACAAGCCTGTCTGGGGCGTGATCGCCATCGCGGCGATCTACCCGATCAACCTCTGGGCGCCACGTCTGCCTGTTCCAGGTCTGAACACAGAGACCCTCCTCGTCGGTCTCGCAATGGCTTTTACTTTCTTGCGCTACGGCGTGCATTTCCCCCCGGTGCGCTACACGGGGCCGGTGGTTGCTTTCATCGGCATGATCCTGTTCGCCTTCCTCCTGGCCCTGCCCTGGGTTCGAAGCGTGCAGTTGGCCGGCGGCGAGTCTGCGCTCTGGAAGGTCTTCCAGATTTTCAAGAGCATGGTGTTTACCTCCTTCCTGTTCTTTCCCGCATTCTGGTTCTTCGGTGATCCGAAAGATCGGCGGCGTCTGATTCAAGCGATCTCGTTTGCGGGCCTCACGGTCGCCGTCTTCGGCATCTTCGATTACTTCATTCCGATCCATCCAAAGAGCGACGGCAGTCGTGCGCATGGGTTGCTCGACGATCCCAACGCCATGGCGCAGGTGATCGGCACGACCATGTTTGCGTCGCTGTATCTGGTGCTCCACGCCAAGGACCTCAGCCCCGTCAAACGCCTGTTTCATCTGGTTGCCTACGGGTTGAGCGGCGTCGCGATCGTGCTGAGTCTGTCGCGGGGGAATTGGCTCGCGCTGCTCGCATCGCATGCCTTGTTCCTTCTCTTCGTGAACCGACAGATGCTCGGGGTGGGCTTTGTCGGACTCGTGCTCGCGGCCACGATCGCGTTCCCGTTTCTGCCGAGTATCGTCCAGGATCGCGTATCTGGCGTGACTCAAAATCGCGGCCAGACCGTCTACCGGATTCCGGGGGGTGAGAACCTTGAGGGCTCGGCGGCGGCTCGCGTCGTGACCTACAGCGTGGGTCTCGAAATGTTCCAGGCTTCGCCCATATGGGGACACGGTCTGCACTACTTCACGCTAAAAACACCGGAGTGGGGAGCAAAATACGGTCTGCTCAAGATGAAGGATGCGCACAGCCTACCGGTCAAGATGGCGGCCGAGACGGGCCTGATCGGGCTGGCCGTACTTGCCTGGCTGTTCGGTTCCTGCGGATTGCACGGGCTCAGGCTTTGGTCGTCCAACACGCCTGAACGCGGTATGGGCACCATGTTCATCGGTGTAACCGCGTGGGTGGCCGTCGCCAACCTCACATCGACGGGTTTTCTCTACACCAAACCGATCGCCGCCTATTTCTGGCTCCAGTTCGGGATGACGGCGCGCGCCTACGTCGATCGTTTCAACGTCTCTCCAGACTAG